In Bernardetia sp., a single window of DNA contains:
- a CDS encoding GbsR/MarR family transcriptional regulator, whose amino-acid sequence MKLDDAKAKFIQAWGVLGTSWGISRTMAQIHALLLVSAEPLSAQEIIDTLSVSQGSANMNLRALIDWQLIEKTIKIGERKEYFSAEKDMWEITR is encoded by the coding sequence ATGAAATTAGACGACGCAAAGGCAAAGTTTATTCAAGCGTGGGGCGTTTTGGGAACAAGTTGGGGAATTAGCCGAACAATGGCACAGATTCATGCCCTTTTACTTGTTTCTGCCGAACCTCTTAGCGCACAGGAAATTATAGATACGCTTTCCGTTTCACAGGGAAGTGCAAATATGAACCTTAGAGCTTTGATAGATTGGCAACTCATAGAAAAAACAATAAAAATAGGAGAGCGAAAAGAGTATTTTTCGGCTGAAAAAGATATGTGGGAAATCACAAGAAG